In Bombus fervidus isolate BK054 chromosome 11, iyBomFerv1, whole genome shotgun sequence, a single genomic region encodes these proteins:
- the LOC139992407 gene encoding ADP-ribosylation factor-like protein 6-interacting protein 6, with translation MGEKNLNSRLNRTNDLVTNKNCTVPVRLWKRLQINEQNFSLVLFMVSLSIVLGKIYINYGSILQLQNNVKYVASSTSIFSNIFNVFDLSRISDISEFKVKQLTTISDKFVNGSQYDDVVNVMTSFFKTYGWLIKAAVCGLIMMGFTWFIIYKDSSIPGINPPSPFSPSKQRFSKVSGVQINYLIGILNGILIFVYMCL, from the exons ATGGGTGAAAAAAATCTAAATTCACGTTTAAATAGAACTAACGATTTAGTGACAAACAAAAATTGCACTGTACCAGTGAGGTTATGGAAAAGATTACAAATAAATGAACAGAATTTCAGTTTAGTGCTGTTTATGGTATCATTGTCTATTGTCTtgggaaaaatatatataaattatg GTAGTATTTTACAGCTGcaaaataacgttaaatatgTAGCATCATCAACGTCTATATTTTCAAACATATTCAATGTATTTGATTTATCACGTATATCTGATATATCAGAGTTCAAAGTAAAACAGTTAACAACTATAAGTGACAAATTTGTCAATGGTAGTCAATACGATGATGTTGTGAATGTAATgacatcattttttaaaacatatgGATGGCTAATAAAAGCAGCAGTATGTGGTCTTATTATGATGGGTTTTACTTggtttataatttacaaagatAGCAGTATTCCTGGAATCAATCCACCTTCCCCTTTTAGTCCCTCTAAACAAAG atTTTCAAAGGTATCAGgagtacaaataaattatttgattggAATATTAAATGGAATACTAATTTTTGTCTACATGTGTCTTTAA